ttatttgcttgggttttttcatAATAACAATCAGGTTGAAGGCATCAGTATCAGGTATAAAAGACCCACAAGGCACCCCCTCTCCCACGAGTAAAAGTAGAATGAATTACCTCCTTTTGTCGTCCAACAAATCTAACTCTTCGATAATCCTTTTCTTCATATACCTAAAGTGTAAAATAAACTTGATCTTATTGGAAAAGTAACGACCATAAGCAAAGAATACATGGGTTTCCAGCACTGTCAAGACCAAGTAAGTTGTTTCCGCAGTTTCAAGTACTGCCATCCTCTTACCAGAGTGTACGGCACAGAAAATGTAGTTTCCATTTCtctcaaacaggaaaacaaattttagGTTGGAAAGCACAAAAGAAAGGGGATAGAGGGGGGTTTAAAGCCAGTGAACTGAAGTCTTAGCTCTGACCACAAAGATGAACATAAGATTTATTACTTATAATGCTGTTCCTTGATCCCACACTGCCATCTGGAAGGTGAACCAAACTAGGAAATTcaagttttgtatttatttacgtTCGAGCTAAGTGGCCGCAGGGAGAGCCTTCCCACCAGCCCGGCATATCTCCCACCTCCACACCAGCCTCCCGGGTGGCAGGCCCAGGGCTGACAATAAAGAACACAGAGACCATGGAGTCACAAGGCGCTGACGCAGGTGCTCCATCCGGTAACGGCTAACGACCCTGGCCCtaattaacaggttttttttcataaaaccgCGCCTACCTTTTCCCTACGCATCACCCAGGAACGTTCATCCCCACAGCGGGTACCGCACCAGGCTGCCGCTCGCAGTCCCGGCAGACGTCTTCCCGCAGACGCGGCCCGGACACGGCCGCCCTCCCCGGTCAGCGGAGCGGCAGTACCGACTCCGGGCCGCCGCCATCCTCCTCcacccgccgcggccccgccccctcaccTGCCCCGTGTGCGTCACCAGCTCGCCGGTACCGGAGGCTCGCACGCCGtaggcccgggcggcggcggccggcagcGGGCGGGAGAGCAGCCagcggctcagcggcagcagccgGCGGAAGGTCGCAccgggcgccgccatcttgcgcCGCCCACCTGACCCCCGCCGCGGGCGGACGCGCGCAAGCGCAGCCCTTGCCCCGCCCCTCGCTGCCTCCCGCGCCCTTCCGCCGGGTGCGCGCATGCGCGCGGCTGAGGGGGCGAGCGGTAGCCGGTGGGCCGAAGAGGGGAGCGGCGACGAAGCCGGTCGGTGCCCGGAGCCTTTCCTtagggctgggggcggcgggtggcgcggaggcggcggcgggaaaggaaaggaaaggaatgggGCGGGGCGGGTGTCCTCACTGGTGTGCTGTCCCCGCAGGGCGCAGAGTATGCTCTCCATCCTGGCTAAGGCCGCCGCTGGGCCGCTGCGCCCGCTAGGCCGCTTGCCCTTCTCTTCCCTGGCCCCGTGGTGGCGGGCGGCGGCACTGCCCGCCGCGGTGAGCCGGGCCCTGCTGCCGCCGCGGTGCGGGGTGCCCGCCCCCTGCGGCCTGCTGGCCCTCCCGCCGCTGGCCGGGCTGCCGCCGTTTCCCGCGGGGCTGAAGACGAAAACGGTGCTGAGGAGGCGCTGCAAGGACTGCTACATTgtccggcggcggggccggctctACGTCTGCTGCAAGACCAACCCCCGGCACAAGCAGAGGAAGCTGTAGCCCGGCGGCCTGGAGCCGCTCTCGACTGGGAGAGCTGCCGCGGGTCCCCagcccccggcggggagggggcaaaGGCGGTGTTCGCCGGTCGGGCCTTGGCGTCCGGCTTTCTGGGACTGCACCTTCCCTCTTCTCTGGCTCCTCCGTGACCGCCGAGAGCTGACTGCTGGGGACACAGACCGCAAAATGGTGTTGGTGACAAAGTTTCGTCTGAACGCTGAGGTGGAGCGAGTTAAATTTTTGACGGCCCTCGCCATAACTTCAGACAATGAATGCTTAGAACTGAAGTAGGAAGCCACAACTTTCTGGGCCTCTTGTCGTCTTAGCCGTGAAGCCTTACTTAAAATCACCTTACTGTTAAGTTAGGAAGGGCAAAGCTGAATCGTTGGACTCTGAGATCCATTTGtgtttaattaaagcaaaatgaaaataaacgcTGCTGATTGTGAATTATTACAAtacacagtttattttttaaaaaaaccatagGTGTTGGAAGCTGTGATAACAGAACCAATAGTTGCAAACTCAGGTGGACTTCTAAGTGGCAAATAATATTAAATGCTACATCAAAAGATGATGTTCTGGCTTTTGGCTTGGCTCATAGGTGAGGTAAAATTTCTTTAACTGTTGAGTTGCAGCAGACATAATCCCATGTAGTTTCAGTAA
The nucleotide sequence above comes from Numenius arquata chromosome 4, bNumArq3.hap1.1, whole genome shotgun sequence. Encoded proteins:
- the MRPL36 gene encoding large ribosomal subunit protein bL36m, translating into MLSILAKAAAGPLRPLGRLPFSSLAPWWRAAALPAAVSRALLPPRCGVPAPCGLLALPPLAGLPPFPAGLKTKTVLRRRCKDCYIVRRRGRLYVCCKTNPRHKQRKL
- the NDUFS6 gene encoding NADH dehydrogenase [ubiquinone] iron-sulfur protein 6, mitochondrial, which produces MAAPGATFRRLLPLSRWLLSRPLPAAAARAYGVRASGTGELVTHTGQVYEEKDYRRVRFVGRQKEVNKNFAIDLIAEQPVSEVEKRVISCDGGGGALGHPKVYINLDKDTKTGTCGYCGLQFKQKHH